The segment GCAGGAGGATTTGTGCTTTTTGCCGCTCTCTGGGATACTCTTGATGGAGAGGTTGCCCGCCTGCAGGGAAGCGAATCAAAAAAAGGCGCCTTTCTTGATTCAGTGCTGGATAGATTCTCGGAGTTTACAGTTTTCCTGGGGTTTTTTTTGTTTTTGAATCTCTCAAGACTGGATAAGGTGTTCCTTTTTGCACTCCTTTTTTCGAGTCTGGCGGTCAGTTACATTCGAGCAAGAGCTGAGGGCATTGGAATAGAATGCAAGGTCGGGATTTTCGACCGGCCGTTGAGAGTAACAATACTTGGAATTGCTCTTGTGATTATTCCCGATTACATGGAGTGGGTATTAAGGTTATTGCTTGTGGGCACATCATTTACAGCAGTTCACAGGTTTGTATATGTCCTTACGAGAAAAAAAGTTAGCTGAAAGGATTCTTCTTGTCGCCGTAGCAATGGGCAACCGCGAACGCTGGGAGGCAATAGATAATCTCGAAGAGCTTGCAGCTTTAACTGTTACGGCAGGCGGAGAGGTCATAGAGAAGATTCTGCAAATCAGAGACAAACCTGATTCGAGAACGTTCGTTGGCAAGGGAAAACTTCAATATATAAAAGCGATTGCAGTACAGCTCAAGATCGATCTTGTTATTTTTGATAATGCACTAACGCCCGTGCAGCTTCGCGTGATCGAGGAGGAACTCGGACGAAGGACAATAGACAGGACGGCGCTTATACTTGATATCTTTGCCCTTCACGCTCAAAGCGCTGAAGCGAAGACACAGGTCGAACTCGCTCAACTCGAATACAACTATACTAAACTGATAGGCTGGGGTCGCGAGATGTCCAGATTAGGAGGCAGGTCTGGAGCATTGGGAGGAAGAGCCGTAGGTATAGGCACTCGCGGTCCAGGAGAAACGAAGCTTGAGAGCGACAGAAGACGAATCAAGGAACGAATAACCCGCCTGAAACGCGAACTAATAAGCATAGAAAAAGAGCGAAGCGTTCAACGCAGACGCAGAAAGCGTCTGCTTAGAATAGCTATGGCAGGATATACAAATGCCGGGAAGTCTACCCTTCTTAACGCTCTTGCTGGAGATTCGACTCCAGTATCCTCTATGCTTTTTTCAACGCTTGATTCGGCGACACGCTCCTTCGAGTTGCTGGAAAACGTGCATGTTGTTCTTACTGATACCGTAGGCTTCATTAAAAACCTTCCAGCGCAGCTTGTTGCGAGCTTCAGGGCGACTTTGAGTGAGATTGCCGAGGCCGATATCATACTGCACGTGGTAGATGCAAGCGATCGCAAGATGACAGAAAAGATTGATGTTGTTGAACAGCACCTTGAGGAGTTGGGAGCTACTTATGCACTTAAAATAATGGTATTCAATAAAAGTGATTTGTTTTTTGACGAACAGGTAAAAGAAAAATATTCGAGGAAGTACGAGAATTCGGTTTTCGTTTCTGCTCTTAAAAAAGAAGGGTTAGACATTTTAAAAGAAAGAATTAAGGAGTTGTCTGCTGGGGTTTTTCTTGAAGTAAAGGTAACTATCCCGCATTCGTTACCGCAATGGGAAAACAGATTCTATGAAGCGGGAGATGTCGTAAAGAGGTTGGAAATGGAAGATAGCGTGACCTTGATCGTAAGGGGTTACCGCTCTCTCTTATCTTCTTTGGAGAAGGAATTCAGCTGCTTTCTACGAGACGCTGGCACTTGATGCAGTGCATAGCGTAGGGTAGATAATCCAGTCTGTCCTTTTCTATTTTTTCTCCGCATCTTGTGCATACACCGAATGTGCCGTCGTGAATGCGCTTCAGAGCAAGGTCGATTGCTTTAAGTATCTGCGTTTGTTCCGAAGTCAAGCTAGCTTTTAATTCTCTTCTGTACGTCTCGCCGGACTGATCTGCCATGTGAAAAGCAAAACTCGAAAGATCTCCTGAAGCTTCCTTTGCCAATTCTTCCAGGGCTTTTTCTTCTACTCCTATTTCTCTTAAGAGTCTTATCTTTTCCTCGAGAAGTCTTCGGGCGAATTTTTGAAGATCACGTTTATTCATCTGTTACCGCCTCGTAGCATTTATCGCACAACCCCGGATGATCAGGGTGCGT is part of the bacterium genome and harbors:
- a CDS encoding CDP-alcohol phosphatidyltransferase family protein — its product is MSWYQVIQDKVYKTFRRLVSPLVNFFAKRGTPPWAISLMGMLLTLLSFILMYRGWMRVAGGFVLFAALWDTLDGEVARLQGSESKKGAFLDSVLDRFSEFTVFLGFFLFLNLSRLDKVFLFALLFSSLAVSYIRARAEGIGIECKVGIFDRPLRVTILGIALVIIPDYMEWVLRLLLVGTSFTAVHRFVYVLTRKKVS
- a CDS encoding TraR/DksA family transcriptional regulator, whose translation is MNKRDLQKFARRLLEEKIRLLREIGVEEKALEELAKEASGDLSSFAFHMADQSGETYRRELKASLTSEQTQILKAIDLALKRIHDGTFGVCTRCGEKIEKDRLDYLPYAMHCIKCQRLVESS
- the hflX gene encoding GTPase HflX, coding for MSLREKKLAERILLVAVAMGNRERWEAIDNLEELAALTVTAGGEVIEKILQIRDKPDSRTFVGKGKLQYIKAIAVQLKIDLVIFDNALTPVQLRVIEEELGRRTIDRTALILDIFALHAQSAEAKTQVELAQLEYNYTKLIGWGREMSRLGGRSGALGGRAVGIGTRGPGETKLESDRRRIKERITRLKRELISIEKERSVQRRRRKRLLRIAMAGYTNAGKSTLLNALAGDSTPVSSMLFSTLDSATRSFELLENVHVVLTDTVGFIKNLPAQLVASFRATLSEIAEADIILHVVDASDRKMTEKIDVVEQHLEELGATYALKIMVFNKSDLFFDEQVKEKYSRKYENSVFVSALKKEGLDILKERIKELSAGVFLEVKVTIPHSLPQWENRFYEAGDVVKRLEMEDSVTLIVRGYRSLLSSLEKEFSCFLRDAGT